The Cylindrospermopsis curvispora GIHE-G1 genome contains a region encoding:
- a CDS encoding tetratricopeptide repeat protein, whose translation MQVLRSFSNQEVLDLQENLGRGGEACVYTVPSDENLVAKIYHHPTSSHIQKLRAMIANPPANPAASFGHISIAWPQELLTAGEGSDSIIGFLMPRIRNMSPIMDFYNPGNRRQNCPLFNYQYLLRTARNLAAAFAALHASNYCIGDVNESNILVSNTALVSLVDTDSFQVPDLSQNTVYRCLVGKPEYTPPELQNKTFADYNRETYHDLFGLGVLIFQLLMEGTHPFSGVFQGLGDPPTYESRILAGHFTYSQKQKVPYLPTPITPSWQTLHPALRDLFISCFEDGHDSPYLRPSAQTWLSVLSSAEASLVSCAVNPQHVYHSHLDKCPWCERTMKLGGRDPFPSLQAISAREHLQPRRKSRKRPRYQPRVRKPAVPVLATYTQFSLRSTSPGYQPVQTSSRSKFYTLMFGLLGLGVLGYLDIMVKFTRPFLSPNPYTQQSLLSSRSENVHSPLSLSFNDYYQRGNQAYQQQDYQQAIEDFSQGIKQNTNFSKLYMHRGNARYNLNDYEGALADYNLALKINPQEVKAFINRGNAYLKLADYSNDPDYEYKKAIDSFNNAININKQDDEAYVRRGIVRSQIARYSNNSQQEYERSIGDFTQAIKLNRFKAEAYFQRGLARYQFAQYSSNYAQIYKQAIADFDQALNINPEMAEVFLKRGMIYYELAQYGESTARNNQQQALEDLEKSAQLYLNKKDVNNYQQAISNICVIAEEKCDYFLQNSSIIYNVNP comes from the coding sequence ATGCAGGTACTACGTTCTTTTTCCAATCAAGAGGTTCTGGATTTACAGGAAAATTTGGGACGCGGGGGTGAAGCTTGTGTCTATACGGTTCCAAGCGATGAAAATTTAGTCGCCAAAATTTATCATCACCCAACTTCTAGTCATATTCAGAAACTGCGGGCCATGATCGCCAACCCCCCAGCAAATCCTGCGGCCAGTTTTGGTCATATTTCTATAGCATGGCCACAGGAGTTGTTAACTGCTGGGGAGGGTAGTGATAGTATTATTGGCTTTTTAATGCCACGGATTCGGAACATGAGTCCTATTATGGACTTTTATAATCCTGGTAATCGTCGTCAAAACTGTCCCCTATTTAATTATCAATATTTGCTGCGCACTGCTCGCAATTTGGCTGCAGCTTTTGCCGCGTTACATGCAAGTAATTACTGTATTGGCGATGTCAATGAATCAAATATTCTAGTCAGTAATACGGCTTTAGTTAGTTTAGTGGATACGGATTCCTTTCAAGTCCCAGATTTGTCTCAAAATACGGTTTATCGATGTTTGGTGGGTAAACCAGAATATACTCCCCCAGAACTTCAGAATAAAACCTTTGCCGATTATAATCGGGAAACTTATCATGATTTGTTCGGGTTAGGGGTGTTGATATTTCAGCTTTTGATGGAGGGGACTCACCCTTTTTCCGGGGTTTTTCAAGGTTTAGGGGATCCCCCCACTTATGAGTCCCGCATTCTGGCTGGCCATTTTACCTATAGCCAAAAACAAAAAGTCCCCTATTTACCTACTCCCATTACTCCCAGTTGGCAAACTCTTCATCCTGCTTTACGAGATCTGTTTATCAGCTGTTTTGAAGATGGTCATGATTCCCCCTATTTGCGCCCCAGTGCCCAAACTTGGCTATCGGTTTTATCTAGTGCAGAAGCAAGTTTGGTTTCTTGTGCTGTTAACCCTCAGCATGTTTATCATTCTCATCTAGATAAATGTCCCTGGTGTGAACGCACTATGAAGTTGGGGGGAAGAGACCCTTTTCCATCTTTGCAGGCAATCTCCGCTAGGGAACATCTCCAACCTCGACGCAAATCTCGTAAGCGCCCCAGATATCAGCCCCGTGTTCGTAAACCAGCTGTTCCTGTCTTAGCAACCTATACTCAATTCTCTTTGAGATCAACTTCCCCTGGTTATCAACCTGTACAAACATCAAGCAGATCTAAGTTTTATACTCTTATGTTTGGACTTTTAGGTTTGGGTGTATTGGGCTATTTGGATATTATGGTTAAATTTACCCGTCCCTTTCTCTCTCCTAATCCTTACACTCAACAAAGTTTATTATCTAGTAGAAGCGAAAATGTTCACTCCCCATTAAGTCTAAGTTTTAATGATTACTATCAACGTGGTAATCAGGCTTATCAACAACAGGACTATCAACAAGCAATTGAGGATTTTAGCCAAGGTATCAAACAAAATACTAATTTTTCTAAACTATACATGCATAGGGGCAATGCTCGTTATAATTTAAATGATTATGAAGGAGCGTTGGCAGATTATAACCTGGCTTTGAAAATTAATCCCCAGGAAGTTAAAGCATTTATCAATCGTGGTAATGCTTATCTTAAGCTGGCTGACTATAGCAATGATCCGGATTATGAATACAAAAAAGCTATAGACAGTTTCAATAATGCTATCAACATTAACAAACAAGATGATGAAGCTTATGTTAGAAGAGGTATTGTTAGATCACAAATAGCCAGATATAGTAATAACTCACAACAGGAATACGAAAGATCTATTGGGGACTTTACACAGGCAATTAAACTCAATCGTTTTAAAGCAGAAGCCTACTTTCAGCGCGGTCTAGCTCGTTACCAATTTGCCCAATATAGCAGTAATTATGCTCAAATATATAAGCAGGCGATCGCAGATTTTGACCAAGCATTAAATATTAATCCGGAAATGGCAGAGGTGTTCCTCAAACGAGGAATGATTTACTATGAATTAGCCCAATATGGAGAAAGTACAGCCAGGAATAATCAGCAACAAGCTCTGGAAGATTTAGAAAAATCTGCCCAGTTATATCTGAATAAGAAGGATGTGAACAACTACCAGCAAGCTATCAGTAATATTTGTGTTATTGCTGAAGAAAAGTGCGACTATTTTTTACAGAACTCATCAATTATTTATAATGTAAATCCCTGA